The proteins below are encoded in one region of Podarcis raffonei isolate rPodRaf1 chromosome 8, rPodRaf1.pri, whole genome shotgun sequence:
- the SYMPK gene encoding symplekin, translating to MAGVSNMGDSGLSRMSIASQFFAGEETSGIDTMTTSERVVDLLNQAALISNDSKITILKQVQELIINKDPTLLDNFLDEIIAFQADKSVEVRKFVIGFIEEACKRDTELLLKLIANLNMLLRDENVNVVKKAILAMTQLYKVALQWMVKSRVINDMQEACWEMVSAMASEIIQLLDSDNDGIRTHAIKFVEALIITLSPRMPESEVPKRHENDISLDRVPEDHPYIKYNVLWEEGKTALDQLLKFMVHPAISSINLTAALGSLASIARQRPMFMSEVIQAYETLHANLPPTLAKSQVSSVRKNLKLHLLSVLKHPASVEFQAQITTLLMDLGTQQAEITRNMPNLKELRKRPRDDSDPAMKKMKMEPNLGEDDEDKDLEQVAAPVPKPSIQVSTQSDTDITAEFLQPLLTPDNVANLVLISMVYLPENMPASFQATYTPVESAGTEVQIKHLARLMATQMTAAGLGPGVEQTKQVKESLKEEKLLKPESVLIKRRFSALNTGQAISVLGAQGSVPSTESGVPQTKRRPEPIIPSTQPRLAGATGRKKIFRLSDVIKPLTDVQMDKLKLAAVKRILRSEKAVACSGAAHARVKILSSLVTQFELPLKSEVLTFILDDIRNRLDLAFAWLYQEYNAYLSQYPSGSLDNYDECLIGLLSGLQEKPDQKDGIFTKVVLEAPLITESALEVIRKYCEDESRTYLGMSTLRDLIFKRPSRQFQYLHVLLDLSSHEKDKVRQQALLFIKRMYEKDQLREYVEKFALNYLQLLVHPNPPSVLFGADKDTEVAAPWTEETIKQCLYLYLALLPQNHKLIHELASVYTEAIADIKRTVLRVIEQPIRGMGMNSRELLKLVKNCPKGAETLVTRCLHSLTDKVPPSPELVKRVRDLYNKRLPDVRFLIPVLNGLEKKEVIQALPKLIKLNPIVVKEVFNRLLGTQHGEGNSAVSPLNPGELLIALHNIDSTKCDMKSIIKATNMCFAERNVYTSEVLAVVMQQLMEQNPLPMLLMRTVIQSLTMYPRLGGFVMNILSRLILKQVWKYPKVWEGFIKCCQRTKPQSFQVILQLPPQQLTAVFEKCPELREPLLAHVRSFTPHQQAHVPNSTMAILEASNKQDLEGKELQPLEEARGSAPPRTKELRREKEEEMEPQPLLPRVSQDMIALRLAQEKALKRQLEEEQKLKQQQQPPRPAAPQTPLPSEESVDLQEEVPEAETPTIFISMQEEDESFGGDSSQLDSSLEGPWPPKELQSKEGAASSSSSSSSSSSSSSSSSSSSGSSDEGSSSKPPTAKQATLSLEEEEPAADGGAPPPAPSAALAANSPSPAEELPDPVVEQEEKADS from the exons ATGGCTGGCGTAAGCAACATGGGCGACTCTGGCCTGTCCCGCATGAGCATCGCCTCCCAGTTCTTTGCCGGGGAGGAGACGTCTGGCATAGACACCATGACTACCTCGGAGAGG GTGGTGGATTTGCTAAATCAAGCTGCCTTAATCAGCAACGATTCCAAAATCACAATCCTCAAACAG gtCCAGGAATTGATTATAAACAAAGATCCCACACTGTTGGATAATTTCCTAGAT GAGATCATTGCTTTCCAGGCAGACAAATCTGTTGAGGTTCGGAAGTTTGTCATCGGGTTCATAGAGGAAGCCTG CAAACGGGACACCGAGCTGCTGCTCAAGCTTATTGCCAACCTCAACATGCTGTTGAGGGATGAGAACGTCAATGTGGTGAAGAAAGCCATCCTCGCCATGACTCAGTTGTATAAGGTGGCGCTGCAG TGGATGGTGAAATCCAGAGTGATCAACGACATGCAGGAGGCCTGCTGGGAGATGGTGTCCGCCATGGCCAGTGAAATCATCCAGCTGCTGGACTCGGACAACGACGGCATACGCACCCACGCCATCAAGTTCGTGGAGGCGCTGATCATCACCCTCTCTCCCCGGATGCCGGAGTCGGAGGTGCCCAAGCGCCACGAGAACGACATCAGCCTCGACCGGGTCCCTGAGGACCACCCCTACATCAAATACA ACGTTCTGTGGGAAGAAGGGAAGACAGCGCTGGACCAGCTGTTGAAGTTCATGGTCCACCCAGCCATCTCCAGCATCAACCTGACCGCCGCGCTGGGCTCCTTGGCCTCCATCGCCCGCCAGCGGCCCATGTTCATGTCAGAGGTGATCCAGGCCTATGAGACACTGCACG CCAACCTCCCCCCGACGCTGGCCAAGTCCCAGGTGAGCAGCGTGCGGAAGAACCTCAAGCTGCACCTGTTGAGCGTCCTCAAGCACCCGGCCTCCGTGGAGTTCCAGGCCCAGATCACCACCCTGCTGATGGACCTGGGCACGCAGCAGGCCGAGATCACCCGCAACATGCCTAACCTGAAGGAGCTCCGCAAGCGCCCGCGGGATGATAGCGACCCTGCCATGAAGAAGATGAAGATGG AGCCAAATCTTGGGGAGGATGATGAGGATAAAGACCTGGAGCAGGTGGCAGCCCCAGTCCCCAAGCCCTCCATCCAAGTCAGCACACAGTCGGACACGGACATCACCGCTGAGTTTCTACAGCCCCTTCTGACTCCAGATAACGTGGCCAACCTG GTGCTCATCAGCATGGTGTACCTGCCTGAAAACATGCCTGCTTCCTTCCAAGCCACCTATACCCCAGTGGAATCTGCtggcactgaggtccagatcaAGCACCTTGCCCGCCTCATGGCCACCCAGATGACGGCAGCTGGGCTAGGGCCAG GTGTGGAGCAAACCAAGCAGGTCAAGGAGTCGCTGAAAGAAGAGAAATTGCTCAAACCGGAAAGCGTGCTGATCAAGCGGCGCTTCTCTGCTCTTAATACAGGCCAGGCCATTTCTGTGTTGGGAGCCCAGGGCTCTGTCCCCTCCACTGAGTCTGGGGTGCCGCAGACCAAGCGGCGCCCAGAACCAATCATCCCTTCCACTCAGCCCAG gttGGCCGGTGCCACCGGCCGTAAGAAGATTTTCCGCCTGAGCGACGTGATCAAGCCTCTCACGGACGTGCAGATGGACAAGCTGAAGCTGGCGGCCGTGAAGCGGATCCTGCGCTCCGAGAAGGCCGTGGCCTGCAGCGGGGCTGCCCAC GCCCGGGTGAAGATCCTCTCTTCTCTGGTGACCCAGTTCGAGCTCCCTCTCAAGAGCGAAGTCCTGACCTTCATCCTGGACGACATCCGCAACCGCCTGGACCTCGCCTTCGCCTGGTTGTACCAGGAATACAATGCCTACCTGAGCCAATACCCCTCTGGCTCGCTCGACAACTACGACGAGTGTCTCATCGGCTTGCTCTCCGGTCTGCAGGAGAAGCCGGACCAAAAAGATGG GATCTTTACCAAGGTGGTACTTGAGGCCCCACTGATCACCGAGAGTGCCCTGGAAGTGATTCGGAAGTACTGCGAAGATGAG AGCCGGACATACCTGGGCATGTCAACGCTTCGGGACCTGATCTTCAAGCGCCCGTCGAGGCAGTTCCAGTATCTGCATGTTCTCTTGGATCTCAGCTCCCACGAGAAGGACAAG GTTCGCCAGCAAGCGCTGCTATTCATCAAGCGGATGTACGAGAAGGACCAGCTGCGGGAATATGTGGAGAAGTTTGCACTGAATTACTTGCAGCTCCTGGTCCACCCCAATCCTCCCTCTGTTCTCTTTGGCGCAGACAAAGACACAG AGGTGGCTGCTCCCTGGACAGAAGAGACCATCAAGCAATGCCTCTATCTCTACTTGGCTCTCCTTCCCCAGAACCACAAACTGATCCATGAACTGGCGTCTGTTTATACGGAGGCCATTGCCGACATCAAGCGGACTGTCCTCAGGGTTATTGAGCAGCCT ATCCGTGGGATGGGGATGAATTCCCGGGAGCTGCTCAAGCTGGTTAAAAACTGCCCCAAAGGTGCAGAGACCCTGGTGACCCGCTGCCTGCACAGCCTAACGGACAAAG TTCCCCCCTCTCCGGAGCTTGTGAAGCGAGTTCGAGATCTGTACAACAAGAGGCTCCCGGATGTCCGGTTCCTTATCCCTGTCCTCAATGGTTTGGAGAAG AAAGAGGTCATCCAGGCCTTGCCGAAGCTCATCAAGCTGAATCCCATTGTTGTGAAGGAGGTTTTCAACCGCCTGTTGGGAACGCAACACG GTGAAGGCAACTCTGCAGTTTCTCCTCTAAATCCTGGGGAGTTGTTGATTGCCCTCCACAACATCGACTCCACCAAGTGTGACATGAAGTCCATCATCAAAG CCACCAACATGTGCTTTGCTGAGCGCAACGTGTACACCTCTGAGGTGCTGGCCGTGGTGATGCAGCAGCTCATGGAGCAAAACCCGCTGCCCATGCTCCTTATGCGGACCGTGATCCAGTCACTGACGATGTACCCACGCCTGGGCGGCTTTGTCATGAACATCCTCTCCCGACTCATCTTGAAGCAG gtGTGGAAGTACCCCAAGGTCTGGGAGGGCTTCATCAAGTGCTGCCAGCGGACCAAGCCCCAGTCCTTCCAAGTCATCCTCCAGTTGCCTCCTCAGCAGCTCACCGCCGTCTTTGAGAAGTGCCCAGAGCTGCGGGAGCCTCTGCTGGCCCATGTCCGCTCCTTCACCCCGCATCAG CAAGCTCATGTTCCCAATTCCACCATGGCCATCCTAGAAGCCAGCAACAAGCAAGACCTTGAAGGGAAGGAGTTGCAGCCTCTGGAGGAGGCGAGGGGCTCAGCCCCGCCCAGGACCAAGGAGCtgagaagagagaaagag GAAGAAATGgagcctcagcctctcctgcctCGCGTGTCCCAGGATATGATTGCCCTGCGCTTGGCGCAGGAGAAGGCCCTCAAGCGCCAGCTGGAAGAGGAGCAgaaactgaagcagcagcagcagcctccccgCCCGGCAGCCCCCCAGACCCCACTCCCTTCCGAGGAATCTGTGGACTTGCAGGAGGAGGTGCCTGAAGCGGAGACTCCCACCATCTTCATCAGCATGCAGGAGGAAGACGAGAGCTTTGGAGGAGACAGCTCCCAGCTGGATTCCAGCTTAGAGGGCCCCTGGCCACCCAAG GAGCTGCAGAGCAAGGAAGGAGCagccagcagtagcagcagtagtagcagcagcagcagcagtagcagtagtagtagcagcagcagcggcagctcgGATGAGGGATCCTCAAGCAAGCCGCCCACAGCCAAGCAAGCCACCCTCTCCCTCGAGGAAGAGGAGCCGGCCGCAGACGGTGGGGCACCACCTCCTGCCCCCTCCGCTGCTCTGGCTGCAAACTCTCCCAGCCCAGCAGAGGAGCTGCCGGACCCCGTTGTGGAGCAAGAGGAAAAAGCAGACAGCTGA